tttGCTTACCAGttgattaattaaacaaaacaagacaacacacaacaacaatgacaacaacaacaacgacaacagtGACAGTCAACAAAACAAATAGAGCACTATCTAAACTCTAAGCTGGGGGGTTACGGCAAAACATGATGGGCAAACAgagcaataataaaataactctTGGTGTGCAAACCAAAAATGGTCAAATGGCAAAACGGAAGGCTAAATTGAAACTACGGAAAgtgttgcatatttttaggAGCTGGGGGCCTTGGTTTTTCAGTGGTTGTTGTTCGCTCTCGACTTTTTCCCCGCCATCGCCATGGGATTTCCATTGGCATCGTCCATGGAACTGGTGTTCAGCTGCTGGACAATGGAGCGCACACTGCTGGTGAGGGGCATGTGGGCAGGAGATGcagctcctccgcctcctcctgtGGTCTTCATTAGCCCACTGGACATGGCATCCCACTGGCGAATGGTCTCGCGATCCAGCTCGTTGGATTTGTGGGACAAGTTCGAGGCCGTCTCCTCGCGCAGCACCTCGTAGACATCGGAATCCGTTTGGTCCTGGCCCAAAAGCGAGGAGGAGGCTGCCATGGAGTTGTCCAAAAGCTGGACATACACATCATGCTCATTGGAGATGGGATGTGGATGCGATTGTCGCGGCTTCTGGCTGTCATTCACATAGGTCACCTCGCGACTTAGCTTCGCCTTGGGCGTACTCGAAATAAGAGGAGGAGCTGCCGTTGTCGCCGTAATCCTGTCCAGATCGTCCAGGGATCTCGCATGCCGCTGGGAAACGCGACGCAAACTCTCGCGCCACAGGGCATCCTCCTCCCAGAGCAGCTCGCCACCTAGAACTGAGAGGTTGGTTGGGACATTATTCGATGGCGGATCCTCCTGCTCATCcatcttctcctcctcctcctccttctcctcctccgaaTCTTCACCAGCACCAACATCTCGGTTAGGGTTGCCTTCATCCGACGGGTTACGGCTACCACCAATCGCCTTTCGAGCGAGATTTGTGTTTTTAGTAGTTGTTGTGATATGATATGAATGGACCAGTGCACCACtaccttctcctcctcctcctccactgctgctgctctccaTCTCCACCAGCTTGAGATTCTTGTTGCTCAGCTTCTCGTTGTTGTCCTTCTGCCCGCTGTAGATGTTCTTGCTGTCGATGGCCTGATCCTTGTCCACCAGTGCGTCCACATTGAACCGATCGATGGGGTTGTGAATGTGGGCTATATTGAGACCATGGGCATGGATATCCCGCTGATTGTTCAGCGGCGGTGGAGCCGGCAACTCCGAGTAGTAGTAAGGAGCCGATTGGGTGGATATATTGCTGTTATTGCGACTGTGGATTATCCTTAGGGCAGCTGCCTCGCCGCCCAACTGCTGAATGGAGTCGGTGGAGGAGAGAAAGTGTATGTTGCCGTAGAAATGTTGCTCCTCGTCCTCCGTATTCCGGAATGTTTTCGGTGGCTTGATGAGATTGGTGAGGATGTCAGCTCCTGCCGCCGCATTGGCATCGTTCAGAAGGTGACTTGTTGGAGTAACCTGACCGGTCGACAAGTGCAGGTGACTCAGGTAGGTGTCCAGCTCGTGACTACTCAGTGTTTCCTCAAACTGCTCACTAAGCGACTCAATCTCACTGATGGACTCCTGGGACAGAGGTCTCCTCGATCGCTGGCGATCCAATTCCGAGTCCGATCTCTGTCGGAATTCCACAGACTCATTTTCACTGCTCAGGGGCAGGCTATTATTGCTGGTGACCCTCCTGCGATATAAATCGAGATCCGAGGAGGTACGCGAACCACTATTATCCGTCAGCTGGCAACTGTAGTTGGAATCGGAGAGGGTCCTGGCATGGTGCTGCTCCTGGGCCACCAGCAATCGCTGCGGGGTCATCCGCATCTTGGCAAAGTGATCGGGCAGCGAGAGACGACTGCTCTTTAGGGTGGGACTCGGAACCGCCTTGGGTAAATTCAGGGACGTATTGCTGGCATGCATCTTGGGCAGCTGCTCGAAGGAGAGATTCACCTTTCGCTTCACCGTATCGTAGTGCTCCGAGGAGAAGATCTCCTCCGTTTTTAGCTCCTCCATGGGCGGTGGTGAATCCGgaatgggtggtggtggcaaTATCTCACTATCTGAACTCTCTGCATAGTTATTCATTGGCGTGGAGGCTCCCAGGTAATAAGAAGCTGGTCGGAAAGTATCCGACAGACTGAAACGAGATCTGGAGCGCAGCTTCTTGGCCTCCAGCTGCTGCCGGCTGCTCTCGTCATCCGCATCCGAACTATCGCTGGCCAAAGCCAACGCACTTTTGGCCGGCTTCAGGATATCCGGCATGTCCTTGCCCTGCCGCTTCTTGGTCTTCTTCTTCAGGGTTTCGCTGCCCGACTTCTTGCCCTTCTTCAGGGTGGAGCGACCCGAGGAGCAGTGGGCCTCCTCATTGGTGGCCGGTGGCGTGGGCTTAACTCCCGCCAGTTCCATGTAAACTGGCTCCTTGAAGGCACTCGAACTGCTGCTGGCCAGGCACATGATCTCATAGTTGCTCCGGCTGTCCTCGTCCTGAATGCCCTTGGTCATCTCCACATAGTgattctcctcctcctccgcctccaccATTCCACCTGCATAGGATTCATGGCTGCAGACGAGTGTGAGGACACCTGGCTGACCCAGTTCCACTTTCTTGGGCGTCATGGGCAGATAGTGACTCTCGTCGAACTGCTGGTCGGTGGGTGTGATGGGCTCGTTCATATATATCTGCTGCAGTTCCTTTTCCTCTGTGGGATCCTGGGACTCATCCTCATCTTGAGCCAGGGCCTCGTCTATATCATCATCTGTGTACTCCTCGCAGGCCGTGCTCTCATCTTCCTCATCGTCTGGCTCCTCTGATTCCTCCTTTTCAACTTTGCTTTCCTCAAATGAAACCTCCTCCTCTCCTGGCATGGATTTACTTTCCGCTGTGGGTGTcaggtcctcctcctccttttcctgctgctgctgctcctgctgctgctgctcctgctgctccttgaACAACTTGAGCTGCATCAGCATGGGCGTCTCCTCGGGATCGGTAATCGTTGCCCTGCTGTCAAGGGCTTTGCTTTCTGGCATGGGAATTGGTGGCTTGCCAAATTCCATGTTCTCGTAGTTGCTGACCAGCTTATTGTTGTACACAGGCACATAATTGGCATTCTGCGGCGACTTGGGGGCCGTTTTCTTTGGCAGAATGGGAACAGggtcctcctgctcctcatgctcctgctccttctcctcctcctccttgggcAATTGCAATCTGAGCTTGGGACGCTCTTCCAGTTTTTTGGGTTGCACCTGAATAATGCGCGTTTTACTCGCCTCATGCACTTTCAAAATGGGCTTTAGTTGGAATTTTGCATTGCCAGGTGTTTTGGGTGTTGATGGTGTTTCGCTTGGTTTGGGACTCGGACTCAGACTCTCTAGACTTTGGATATTGCTAagatttgttgttgctaacgccgttgttgttgttgccactattgtttttgcctttgtttctGCTTTTATCGCTGACCTTCCTGCCGTCGCACTTTTGTACATGTTATCATCCACAGTTACAGCTGCGATTCGTGCGTTTTGTTAATGTTTTTTGcgagttttcggttttcgttaTCGAGTTTTACAgcatttacaaattttttcgatttttttttaatcaaagaGTTACCAAATTCAACGTATACACAACGAATTTATTATATGTAGGTatggaaaaagaagaaatataaaacatatttgtaTATCTTGCTGGTTTTTGGTATGTgtaattaaaatcaatcaaatgggTGGTCGATTGCGCTATGAGCCCAGattgagtttgagttttatttggtttttggttttggtttatttgttgtttttgggttttagtGCGAAGTTTACAGCGGCATTTAGTAGTGGAAATACCAAGCACCCGGTTGTCATGATGGGAAAACGAGTATATGTATTGTATGTAATGGaatgaaaacgaaacgaaacaaatCCGAAACGAAACTAAATACGCCAAAAATGTTTACTGAACCCATGAAAGATAgagatttccaaaaaataaagaaagagagagatagagagacagagagagattTATGGACTACAGAAATATTGGTCTTTCGGTTTACCCTCCTTTTTCCATCCAAAGTTTAAAAggcaaacaataaatttgtttcggccaaaatgttcttaaaactGGCCAGAATTTGGTTTTATGCCTTGCCTACTTTTTGGCAGCAGCTCTAAATTAATTACTCGAtacttttcaatttgttttctgCATCTATATTTGCATGTGTATTGTGTGCGCACGGCAGGAAGGTTTCGATACTCGATGCTCGACATAAATTGCCTTCTCTTGTGTACTTGCAAATTAAccatatttattaaaacacaaaacaaggCCACAAAAAAGGTGTAAAACACACAAATATTAACTACATGAAGCTTTTAATTGTTTAGTCTGGCGCCTGGCAACATGATAAATTAGCATTGAAACGGTTAGGGCTTATAAATATGGTTAATGGTCAGAGTTTTGAGAAGTGTGTCACAGCAAAAACGGGCCTGTCAAAGGCAGCTGAGGTCCTTTATTTATAGATCCCTAACATTCTCAAGCGGAAGGGCAACGCAGTCTGCATTTGCCGTTGCAAGTGGGTAAACTAAAGCAAAAAGCAGGCAGCTCAAGGCCCGCCACAAAAACATGCAACTAAAATTGAAAGCAATGCCAAGAGCAACTaagagtaaaaataaaataataaaagtaaaagtaaaagtaaggAACGCAGAACAGAGCATCACGGTTAGCAACagctacagatacagataaatATAAAGATACAGCTACGCTACGATACGATACTGATGCAGATAGAGATACTCACTACGTTTATGCGCAATTTGCTAAACAAACATAATCAATTTAAACTACCCTATCAAGATATtcgaataaataatttttaatcacTTAATTTTCAGAAGTGATGGTagaattaacttttttttgtcatgAATGAAATGCTATATTGATACAGTTTTCATCGTGAtttgtaatgaaatttaaaCTATCATATATCTGCAAATATTAGTTTGTGTATTGATTGAAATTAGGTTATTAGCATTAAATTGTGCTTATATaatctttctttattttagcACTTTAatgaaattgtaatttttttatatttctttcaaatagttaacttttgtatttaatcTTGGTTAATTAGTTTAAGTTGTGCTTctgtaaaataagtaaaattttcagctatatttttgtatattttctgATTATTATAACTATATTGATCCTTGACTAAATCTAATTGAATCAAAACCATTACTTGTTTGTTCTTGAATTTAGTAGCGCATAAACGTAGCCATATAGATACGGAGTAGAGACAGTTACAGATAGAGAAGGAGACGTATTACATAGGGACAGAGTTGAAGCCAAGCAGAATGGGGAATACTTATGGGATGTGTCATCGCTGACCAGGACTCACCCTCATCATCCGAGGAGTAGTTGTTGTACACCACTCCGCCGGGTCCGATGTTGGCTTGGCTCTCGGAACGCGATCGCTGAATCCCAGAGGCTGAAGCTGCCTGCTGATTCCCggcactgccactgccactccCGTTGCCCACCACCAGTCCCGTTTTGCCCGCCTGGGGGCCATAGCGTGCTCCACTGGCCACCGCCGTGGAGGCCAGCAGGATGTTCGGATTGCTGCCCAGCTTGGACATGGCGGACATGTTGCTGCCGCCCTGCTGGATGCCCTTGCGGGTCAACGGTGACTGCAGCATGCGCTGCTTCCACTCGAGCAGTCGCTTCATGGACTCCTCCCGCTTCCGCTCGCCATCCTGGTGATGCTGCGGCGAATTGGA
This portion of the Drosophila takahashii strain IR98-3 E-12201 chromosome 3R, DtakHiC1v2, whole genome shotgun sequence genome encodes:
- the kmr gene encoding uncharacterized protein kmr isoform X2, which encodes MDAKKLQQLQEAAILAQQQKKLPLAYQTNLVDYRTAAYSQALYQQSPTATSSSGGGPLSPIEMQPQSKQHLNLMKHGGGGTSSSSHSSPYHQSYSSSGGTAAGEQLYQSPTERTYLAAAGRLQASNAMAGHHPISALQSQYQQLQAAKMQAQMATQSEAAQQQQRTFALRQAMNPPTNHYHMSQSPSMVSNMTTLTQQQQQQQQQQQQRAPPSSLNLQNQYQPAQGPLKLQQQQQQQQQQQQQPAMPKHYQEQLYAQQQQLQQQLQQQQLQQQQQQHRHKSDLQTPGSEHGTVYIQQNHPGHVVNQACQTQISAVKPKATPSSEESSSNSAKSPTHAPLDRKKSAGSIQALKSPITKRPPSTPVTLSGWLHKQGSDGLKVWRKRWFVLAEYCLYYYKGPEEEKLLGSVLLPSYRVSACLPEDKIYRKFAFKCEHQNMRTYWLAADNSDSMMQWVRALAAASLMQAPSSGESEPSVNSSLNHSGENSDSGIHTLQSGNLGKGGQQPTPSSENTGSSGGGSGSGQPLYANAPPKPRRINDGGYSSPSPEHNEQQQQHPSRRLMSPTQQIYQQQQQHQRSQQQQQQQQQQQPQQHHAIYDTRTGHVSTALQLQQAQQQYSLDHLEAQFQQQQLDMEEQIARLQQQRAAEEIYGEREMYMAKLMQQRQGPNGSYPTQQQLLQAERRTPDAYGRSKQQRLFAAAAAAADYEDIYNMSQLAVGGGGGAMSAQEALLQEAASYRRPLSPPSYDGSKHVPAMPQRYTPNHMEASAADQLINTMDLRARSAAAIVRPHSADFLEYEARAEAAAAAAAAAVAQSQLESGRAPRPKSSLDINRTPDSFYYSEASYAEKMRKSALYLQSGGAGAAQPQQAGSYRTAAGDFNSGVNTIGYENPYERAYKRQEMLAEAQAQRGVSSSSMPRMSRSASQGRSVASQLQSPPSQQQEENLPPLNVHPGSIFPPSMSTQEIISKNEQFLRSASARLPKRSGGMDDDYSAGNSTTTSPTSGTGGASNSPQHHQDGERKREESMKRLLEWKQRMLQSPLTRKGIQQGGSNMSAMSKLGSNPNILLASTAVASGARYGPQAGKTGLVVGNGSGSGSAGNQQAASASGIQRSRSESQANIGPGGVVYNNYSSDDEAVTVDDNMYKSATAGRSAIKAETKAKTIVATTTTALATTNLSNIQSLESLSPSPKPSETPSTPKTPGNAKFQLKPILKVHEASKTRIIQVQPKKLEERPKLRLQLPKEEEEKEQEHEEQEDPVPILPKKTAPKSPQNANYVPVYNNKLVSNYENMEFGKPPIPMPESKALDSRATITDPEETPMLMQLKLFKEQQEQQQQEQQQQEKEEEDLTPTAESKSMPGEEEVSFEESKVEKEESEEPDDEEDESTACEEYTDDDIDEALAQDEDESQDPTEEKELQQIYMNEPITPTDQQFDESHYLPMTPKKVELGQPGVLTLVCSHESYAGGMVEAEEEENHYVEMTKGIQDEDSRSNYEIMCLASSSSSAFKEPVYMELAGVKPTPPATNEEAHCSSGRSTLKKGKKSGSETLKKKTKKRQGKDMPDILKPAKSALALASDSSDADDESSRQQLEAKKLRSRSRFSLSDTFRPASYYLGASTPMNNYAESSDSEILPPPPIPDSPPPMEELKTEEIFSSEHYDTVKRKVNLSFEQLPKMHASNTSLNLPKAVPSPTLKSSRLSLPDHFAKMRMTPQRLLVAQEQHHARTLSDSNYSCQLTDNSGSRTSSDLDLYRRRVTSNNSLPLSSENESVEFRQRSDSELDRQRSRRPLSQESISEIESLSEQFEETLSSHELDTYLSHLHLSTGQVTPTSHLLNDANAAAGADILTNLIKPPKTFRNTEDEEQHFYGNIHFLSSTDSIQQLGGEAAALRIIHSRNNSNISTQSAPYYYSELPAPPPLNNQRDIHAHGLNIAHIHNPIDRFNVDALVDKDQAIDSKNIYSGQKDNNEKLSNKNLKLVEMESSSSGGGGGEGSGALVHSYHITTTTKNTNLARKAIGGSRNPSDEGNPNRDVGAGEDSEEEKEEEEEKMDEQEDPPSNNVPTNLSVLGGELLWEEDALWRESLRRVSQRHARSLDDLDRITATTAAPPLISSTPKAKLSREVTYVNDSQKPRQSHPHPISNEHDVYVQLLDNSMAASSSLLGQDQTDSDVYEVLREETASNLSHKSNELDRETIRQWDAMSSGLMKTTGGGGGAASPAHMPLTSSVRSIVQQLNTSSMDDANGNPMAMAGKKSRANNNH
- the kmr gene encoding uncharacterized protein kmr isoform X1, which encodes MFGCIYQLWDWLEAPPLFTAGTMDAKKLQQLQEAAILAQQQKKLPLAYQTNLVDYRTAAYSQALYQQSPTATSSSGGGPLSPIEMQPQSKQHLNLMKHGGGGTSSSSHSSPYHQSYSSSGGTAAGEQLYQSPTERTYLAAAGRLQASNAMAGHHPISALQSQYQQLQAAKMQAQMATQSEAAQQQQRTFALRQAMNPPTNHYHMSQSPSMVSNMTTLTQQQQQQQQQQQQRAPPSSLNLQNQYQPAQGPLKLQQQQQQQQQQQQQPAMPKHYQEQLYAQQQQLQQQLQQQQLQQQQQQHRHKSDLQTPGSEHGTVYIQQNHPGHVVNQACQTQISAVKPKATPSSEESSSNSAKSPTHAPLDRKKSAGSIQALKSPITKRPPSTPVTLSGWLHKQGSDGLKVWRKRWFVLAEYCLYYYKGPEEEKLLGSVLLPSYRVSACLPEDKIYRKFAFKCEHQNMRTYWLAADNSDSMMQWVRALAAASLMQAPSSGESEPSVNSSLNHSGENSDSGIHTLQSGNLGKGGQQPTPSSENTGSSGGGSGSGQPLYANAPPKPRRINDGGYSSPSPEHNEQQQQHPSRRLMSPTQQIYQQQQQHQRSQQQQQQQQQQQPQQHHAIYDTRTGHVSTALQLQQAQQQYSLDHLEAQFQQQQLDMEEQIARLQQQRAAEEIYGEREMYMAKLMQQRQGPNGSYPTQQQLLQAERRTPDAYGRSKQQRLFAAAAAAADYEDIYNMSQLAVGGGGGAMSAQEALLQEAASYRRPLSPPSYDGSKHVPAMPQRYTPNHMEASAADQLINTMDLRARSAAAIVRPHSADFLEYEARAEAAAAAAAAAVAQSQLESGRAPRPKSSLDINRTPDSFYYSEASYAEKMRKSALYLQSGGAGAAQPQQAGSYRTAAGDFNSGVNTIGYENPYERAYKRQEMLAEAQAQRGVSSSSMPRMSRSASQGRSVASQLQSPPSQQQEENLPPLNVHPGSIFPPSMSTQEIISKNEQFLRSASARLPKRSGGMDDDYSAGNSTTTSPTSGTGGASNSPQHHQDGERKREESMKRLLEWKQRMLQSPLTRKGIQQGGSNMSAMSKLGSNPNILLASTAVASGARYGPQAGKTGLVVGNGSGSGSAGNQQAASASGIQRSRSESQANIGPGGVVYNNYSSDDEAVTVDDNMYKSATAGRSAIKAETKAKTIVATTTTALATTNLSNIQSLESLSPSPKPSETPSTPKTPGNAKFQLKPILKVHEASKTRIIQVQPKKLEERPKLRLQLPKEEEEKEQEHEEQEDPVPILPKKTAPKSPQNANYVPVYNNKLVSNYENMEFGKPPIPMPESKALDSRATITDPEETPMLMQLKLFKEQQEQQQQEQQQQEKEEEDLTPTAESKSMPGEEEVSFEESKVEKEESEEPDDEEDESTACEEYTDDDIDEALAQDEDESQDPTEEKELQQIYMNEPITPTDQQFDESHYLPMTPKKVELGQPGVLTLVCSHESYAGGMVEAEEEENHYVEMTKGIQDEDSRSNYEIMCLASSSSSAFKEPVYMELAGVKPTPPATNEEAHCSSGRSTLKKGKKSGSETLKKKTKKRQGKDMPDILKPAKSALALASDSSDADDESSRQQLEAKKLRSRSRFSLSDTFRPASYYLGASTPMNNYAESSDSEILPPPPIPDSPPPMEELKTEEIFSSEHYDTVKRKVNLSFEQLPKMHASNTSLNLPKAVPSPTLKSSRLSLPDHFAKMRMTPQRLLVAQEQHHARTLSDSNYSCQLTDNSGSRTSSDLDLYRRRVTSNNSLPLSSENESVEFRQRSDSELDRQRSRRPLSQESISEIESLSEQFEETLSSHELDTYLSHLHLSTGQVTPTSHLLNDANAAAGADILTNLIKPPKTFRNTEDEEQHFYGNIHFLSSTDSIQQLGGEAAALRIIHSRNNSNISTQSAPYYYSELPAPPPLNNQRDIHAHGLNIAHIHNPIDRFNVDALVDKDQAIDSKNIYSGQKDNNEKLSNKNLKLVEMESSSSGGGGGEGSGALVHSYHITTTTKNTNLARKAIGGSRNPSDEGNPNRDVGAGEDSEEEKEEEEEKMDEQEDPPSNNVPTNLSVLGGELLWEEDALWRESLRRVSQRHARSLDDLDRITATTAAPPLISSTPKAKLSREVTYVNDSQKPRQSHPHPISNEHDVYVQLLDNSMAASSSLLGQDQTDSDVYEVLREETASNLSHKSNELDRETIRQWDAMSSGLMKTTGGGGGAASPAHMPLTSSVRSIVQQLNTSSMDDANGNPMAMAGKKSRANNNH
- the kmr gene encoding uncharacterized protein kmr isoform X3, which encodes MFGCIYQLWDWLEAPPLFTAGTMDAKKLQQLQEAAILAQQQKKLPLAYQTNLVDYRTAAYSQALYQQSPTATSSSGGGPLSPIEMQPQSKQHLNLMKHGGGGTSSSSHSSPYHQSYSSSGGTAAGEQLYQSPTERTYLAAAGRLQASNAMAGHHPISALQSQYQQLQAAKMQAQMATQSEAAQQQQRTFALRQAMNPPTNHYHMSQSPSMVSNMTTLTQQQQQQQQQQQQRAPPSSLNLQNQYQPAQGPLKLQQQQQQQQQQQQQPAMPKHYQEQLYAQQQQLQQQLQQQQLQQQQQQHRHKSDLQTPGSEHGTVYIQQNHPGHVVNQACQTQISAVKPKATPSSEESSSNSAKSPTHAPLDRKKSAGSIQALKSPITKRPPSTPVTLSGWLHKQGSDGLKVWRKRWFVLAEYCLYYYKGPEEEKLLGSVLLPSYRVSACLPEDKIYRKFAFKCEHQNMRTYWLAADNSDSMMQWVRALAAASLMQAPSSGESEPSVNSSLNHSGENSDSGIHTLQSGNLGKGGQQPTPSSENTGSSGGGSGSGQPLYANAPPKPRRINDGGYSSPSPEHNEQQQQHPSRRLMSPTQQIYQQQQQHQRSQQQQQQQQQQQPQQHHAIYDTRTGHVSTALQLQQAQQQYSLDHLEAQFQQQQLDMEEQIARLQQQRAAEEIYGEREMYMAKLMQQRQGPNGSYPTQQQLLQAERRTPDAYGRSKQQRLFAAAAAAADYEDIYNMSQLAVGGGGGAMSAQEALLQEAASYRRPLSPPSYDGSKHVPAMPQRYTPNHMEASAADQLINTMDLRARSAAAIVRPHSADFLEYEARAEAAAAAAAAAVAQSQLESGRAPRPKSSLDINRTPDSFYYSEASYAEKMRKSALYLQSGGAGAAQPQQAGSYRTAAGDFNSGVNTIGYENPYERAYKRQEMLAEAQAQRGVSSSSMPRMSRSASQGRSVASQLQSPPSQQQEENLPPLNVHPGSIFPPSMSTQEIISKNEQFLRSASARLPKRSGGMDDDYSAGNSTTTSPTSGTGGASNSPQHHQDGERKREESMKRLLEWKQRMLQSPLTRKGIQQGGSNMSAMSKLGSNPNILLASTAVASGARYGPQAGKTGLVVGNGSGSGSAGNQQAASASGIQRSRSESQANIGPGGVVYNNYSSDDEAVTVDDNMYKSATAGRSAIKAETKAKTIVATTTTALATTNLSNIQSLESLSPSPKPSETPSTPKTPGNAKFQLKPILKVHEASKTRIIQVQPKKLEERPKLRLQLPKEEEEKEQEHEEQEDPVPILPKKTAPKSPQNANYVPVYNNKLVSNYENMEFGKPPIPMPESKALDSRATITDPEETPMLMQLKLFKEQQEQQQQEQQQQEKEEEDLTPTAESKSMPGEEEVSFEESKVEKEESEEPDDEEDESTACEEYTDDDIDEALAQDEDESQDPTEEKELQQIYMNEPITPTDQQFDESHYLPMTPKKVELGQPGVLTLVCSHESYAGGMVEAEEEENHYVEMTKGIQDEDSRSNYEIMCLASSSSSAFKEPVYMELAGVKPTPPATNEEAHCSSGRSTLKKGKKSGSETLKKKTKKRQGKDMPDILKPAKSALALASDSSDADDESSRQQLEAKKLRSRSRFSLSDTFRPASYYLGASTPMNNYAESSDSEILPPPPIPDSPPPMEELKTEEIFSSEHYDTVKRKVNLSFEQLPKMHASNTSLNLPKAVPSPTLKSSRLSLPDHFAKMRMTPQRLLVAQEQHHARTLSDSNYSCQLTDNSGSRTSSDLDLYRRRVTSNNSLPLSSENESVEFRQRSDSELDRQRSRRPLSQESISEIESLSEQFEETLSSHELDTYLSHLHLSTGQVTPTSHLLNDANAAAGADILTNLIKPPKTFRNTEDEEQHFYGNIHFLSSTDSIQQLGGEAAALRIIHSRNNSNISTQSAPYYYSELPAPPPLNNQRDIHAHGLNIAHIHNPIDRFNVDALVDKDQAIDSKNIYSGQKDNNEKLSNKNLKLVEMESSSSGGGGGEVLGGELLWEEDALWRESLRRVSQRHARSLDDLDRITATTAAPPLISSTPKAKLSREVTYVNDSQKPRQSHPHPISNEHDVYVQLLDNSMAASSSLLGQDQTDSDVYEVLREETASNLSHKSNELDRETIRQWDAMSSGLMKTTGGGGGAASPAHMPLTSSVRSIVQQLNTSSMDDANGNPMAMAGKKSRANNNH